One region of Limnospira fusiformis SAG 85.79 genomic DNA includes:
- a CDS encoding DegT/DnrJ/EryC1/StrS family aminotransferase, with product MTDSMAPIPFVDLSFQYQELTDEIEKAIHAVIGRGDFILGRALQEFEADFATACGAEYGVGVACGTDAIAIGLQACGVKPGDEVLVPANTFIATIIGILQARAKPVLVDCELNTALIDIAAAERAVTEKTKAILPVHLYGQIVTPSQLLDLALTHNLIVFEDAAQAHLATCENYRAGSIGRAAAFSFYPSKNLGAFGSGGMVVTSDETVAKQARILRNYGAPEKYLHTELGTNSRLDTIQSAVLNVKLRHLPGWNRDRNLAAEQYDVQLMVLKEYGIIPIYNYSEGGHVYHLYVIRVTEECSLTRDQLQAKLNELGVQTGIHYPIPCHLQPGYTDLGYKAGDFPKTETLSQQILSLPMYPGITSDQINRVVAAIRTALGIKNE from the coding sequence ATGACCGATTCTATGGCACCTATTCCCTTTGTTGATTTATCCTTTCAATATCAGGAACTTACCGATGAAATTGAAAAGGCAATTCATGCAGTAATTGGACGCGGAGATTTTATTCTGGGACGCGCTCTGCAAGAATTTGAGGCGGATTTTGCTACAGCCTGTGGTGCAGAATATGGGGTGGGTGTCGCCTGCGGAACTGATGCGATCGCCATCGGTTTACAAGCCTGTGGGGTGAAACCAGGAGACGAAGTTTTAGTCCCAGCCAATACCTTTATTGCTACCATTATTGGCATTTTGCAAGCCAGAGCCAAACCCGTTTTGGTAGACTGTGAATTAAACACCGCTTTAATTGATATAGCCGCAGCCGAAAGGGCGGTCACCGAAAAAACTAAGGCGATTTTACCAGTGCATCTATATGGTCAAATTGTCACCCCTAGCCAACTGCTGGACCTAGCCCTAACTCATAACTTAATTGTATTTGAAGATGCGGCACAAGCTCATCTGGCTACCTGCGAAAACTATCGCGCCGGTTCTATCGGTCGCGCCGCCGCCTTTAGTTTCTACCCTAGCAAAAATCTAGGCGCTTTTGGTAGTGGGGGTATGGTGGTGACTTCCGATGAAACCGTAGCTAAACAGGCGCGAATTCTGAGGAATTATGGCGCACCGGAAAAATATCTACATACGGAATTGGGAACTAACAGCCGCTTAGATACTATACAATCCGCCGTTCTTAACGTCAAATTGCGTCATTTACCAGGGTGGAACCGCGATCGCAATTTAGCCGCCGAACAGTATGATGTTCAATTGATGGTACTCAAAGAATATGGCATTATCCCCATTTACAACTACAGTGAAGGCGGTCATGTTTATCATCTGTATGTAATTCGTGTGACCGAGGAATGTTCCCTCACTCGCGATCAACTACAAGCTAAACTGAATGAATTAGGGGTGCAAACAGGTATTCACTATCCCATCCCCTGTCACCTGCAACCCGGTTATACTGATCTGGGATACAAAGCTGGAGACTTTCCCAAAACTGAAACCCTCAGCCAGCAGATTCTATCTTTACCCATGTATCCTGGAATTACCAGTGATCAGATTAATCGGGTAGTCGCAGCTATTCGCACAGCCTTGGGAATTAAAAACGAGTAG